A genome region from Cucurbita pepo subsp. pepo cultivar mu-cu-16 chromosome LG02, ASM280686v2, whole genome shotgun sequence includes the following:
- the LOC111788245 gene encoding G-protein coupled receptor 1-like isoform X1 codes for MAAVVRVASIPGHDRVLTAVIAGTSSLSFLGSGFVVLCYVLFKELRKFSYKLVFYLALADMLSCFFTMIGDPATGFYCYVQGYSTHFFCVASFLWTTTIAFTLHRAVVRHKTDVEDFEAMFHLYVWGTSLVLTVIRSIGNRHAHLGTWCWAQSGRTGKAVHFITFYMPLWGAILYNGFTYLQVIRMLDNATRMAVGISDRTYQSDPRADVKALNRWGYYPLILIGSWAFGTINRIHDFIEPGHKIFWLSVLDVGMASLMGLFNSIAYGLNSSVRRAICERLDLFGLDKLRRWLPSNPTLPNQQQEGELVPLRSQDQP; via the exons ATGGCTGCCGTTGTGCGAGTTGCTAGTATTCCTGGCCACGATCGAGTTCTCACGGCGGTTATTGCCGGAACGTCCAGTCTTTCGTTTCTGGGATCGGGATTCGTTGTCCTTTGTTACGTCCTCTTCAAAGAGCTTCGAAAATTCTCCTACAAGCTTGTCTTCTATCTCGCCCTCGCC GATATGCTTTCCTGTTTCTTCACTATGATTGG GGATCCGGCGACAGGGTTTTACTGTTATGTTCAGGGCTATAGCACGCATTTCTTTTGTGTGGCATCATTCTTGTGGACCACAACCATTGCATTCACCCTTCACCGTGCTGTTGTTAGACACAAAACCGACGTTGAAGATTTTGAGGCCATGTTTCACTTGTATGTATGGG GAACATCGTTAGTGTTGACTGTTATACGTTCAATTGGCAATAGACATGCACATTTGGGAACCTGGTGTTGGGCACAGTCGGGGCGTACAGGAAAG GCTGTTCACTTTATAACATTTTACATGCCTCTCTGGGGTGCAATTCTCTACAATGGCTTTACTTACCTTCAAGTGATACGCATGCTTGATAATGCTACTCGT ATGGCAGTTGGCATCTCAGATAGGACTTACCAGTCAGATCCAAGAGCAGACGTGAag GCTTTAAACAGATGGGGATATTACCCGCTCATCCTAATAGGGTCGTGGGCTTTTGGTACAATCAACCGTATCCATGATTTTATTGAGCCAGGTCACAAAATCTTCTGGCTGTCAGTTCTTGATGTTGGGATGGCATCTCTAATG GGATTGTTCAATTCAATAGCATATGGTCTGAATTCTTCAGTGCGGCGGGCAATTTGTGAAAGACTAGACCT GTTTGGGCTTGACAAACTTCGAAGATGGCTTCCCAGCAATCCGACTCTCCCAAACCAACAACAAGAAGGTGAACTGGTTCCCTTGAGAAGTCAAGATCAGCCTTAG
- the LOC111788245 gene encoding G-protein coupled receptor 1-like isoform X2, with product MAAVVRVASIPGHDRVLTAVIAGTSSLSFLGSGFVVLCYVLFKELRKFSYKLVFYLALADMLSCFFTMIGDPATGFYCYVQGYSTHFFCVASFLWTTTIAFTLHRAVVRHKTDVEDFEAMFHLYVWGTSLVLTVIRSIGNRHAHLGTWCWAQSGRTGKMAVGISDRTYQSDPRADVKALNRWGYYPLILIGSWAFGTINRIHDFIEPGHKIFWLSVLDVGMASLMGLFNSIAYGLNSSVRRAICERLDLFGLDKLRRWLPSNPTLPNQQQEGELVPLRSQDQP from the exons ATGGCTGCCGTTGTGCGAGTTGCTAGTATTCCTGGCCACGATCGAGTTCTCACGGCGGTTATTGCCGGAACGTCCAGTCTTTCGTTTCTGGGATCGGGATTCGTTGTCCTTTGTTACGTCCTCTTCAAAGAGCTTCGAAAATTCTCCTACAAGCTTGTCTTCTATCTCGCCCTCGCC GATATGCTTTCCTGTTTCTTCACTATGATTGG GGATCCGGCGACAGGGTTTTACTGTTATGTTCAGGGCTATAGCACGCATTTCTTTTGTGTGGCATCATTCTTGTGGACCACAACCATTGCATTCACCCTTCACCGTGCTGTTGTTAGACACAAAACCGACGTTGAAGATTTTGAGGCCATGTTTCACTTGTATGTATGGG GAACATCGTTAGTGTTGACTGTTATACGTTCAATTGGCAATAGACATGCACATTTGGGAACCTGGTGTTGGGCACAGTCGGGGCGTACAGGAAAG ATGGCAGTTGGCATCTCAGATAGGACTTACCAGTCAGATCCAAGAGCAGACGTGAag GCTTTAAACAGATGGGGATATTACCCGCTCATCCTAATAGGGTCGTGGGCTTTTGGTACAATCAACCGTATCCATGATTTTATTGAGCCAGGTCACAAAATCTTCTGGCTGTCAGTTCTTGATGTTGGGATGGCATCTCTAATG GGATTGTTCAATTCAATAGCATATGGTCTGAATTCTTCAGTGCGGCGGGCAATTTGTGAAAGACTAGACCT GTTTGGGCTTGACAAACTTCGAAGATGGCTTCCCAGCAATCCGACTCTCCCAAACCAACAACAAGAAGGTGAACTGGTTCCCTTGAGAAGTCAAGATCAGCCTTAG
- the LOC111788199 gene encoding serine/threonine-protein kinase RIPK, whose product MGMKRKMTWKSMIVSSCYKAESDDGDRHRVSKKGLSQRLSLSDASNPSSPLSIDDLSNSLVGPKLHVFSFAQLRTITHNFASSNLLGEGGFGPVYKGFVDDKIKPGLEAQPVAVKLLDLHGSQGHKEWLAEIIILGQMRHQNLVKLIGYCWEEEYRLLVYEYMARRSLENQLFRKYSAALPWSTRMKIALEAAKGLQFLHEADPPVIFRDFKTSNILLDSDYTTKLSDLGLAKDGVDCKDQPDMTCIMGTRGYAAPEYVKSGHLTTMSDVYSYGVVLLELLTGKPSMDRNTGEFLVDWVKPLLKDSKRLCRVMDPRLEGLYSADGSRKAAALAYKCLSRNPKRRPPATEVVNVLKSLQDFNDVFTAPFVYVVEDCCVEEGKKENGLGLAGLGWKNWRPISV is encoded by the exons ATGGGTATGAAGAGGAAGATGACGTGGAAATCGATGATCGTTTCGAGTTGTTACAAGGCGGAGTCCGACGACGGCGACCGGCACCGGGTTTCGAAGAAAGGTTTGTCGCAGAGGCTGTCGCTGTCGGACGCGAGTAACCCGAGCTCGCCCTTGTCGATCGACGACCTCTCCAATTCTCTCGTCGGACCCAAGCTTCATGTTTTCTCATTCGCCCAACTTCGAACCATCACTCACAATTTTGCCTCGTCGAATTTGCTTGGAGAAGGCGGGTTCGGTCCGGTCTACAAAGGGTTTGTCGATGATAAGATTAAACCGGGTTTGGAGGCTCAGCCGGTCGCCGTTAAATTGCTCGACCTCCACGGATCTCAAGGCCATAAAGAATGGCTG GCAGAGATAATAATTTTGGGTCAAATGAGgcatcaaaatttggtgaaacTTATCGGTTATTGCTGGGAAGAAGAGTACAGGCTTTTGGTTTATGAGTATATGGCGAGACGCAGTTTAGAAAACCAGCTTTTTAGAA AGTATTCAGCTGCTTTGCCTTGGTCAACCCGGATGAAAATCGCTTTAGAAGCTGCCAAAGGCCTTCAATTCCTTCACGAAGCCGATCCTCCCGTTATATTTAGAGATTTCAAAACCTCCAATATTCTTCTCGATTCT GATTATACGACGAAGCTGTCAGATCTTGGGTTGGCTAAAGATGGTGTTGACTGCAAAGACCAACCAGACATGACTTGTATTATGGGCACTCGAGGCTATGCCGCTCCCGAGTACGTCAAATCCG GCCATTTGACGACGATGAGTGATGTGTACAGTTACGGAGTTGTTTTGCTAGAGCTGCTGACGGGGAAGCCGTCGATGGACCGAAACACGGGCGAGTTTCTAGTGGACTGGGTCAAGCCACTTCTAAAGGACTCAAAACGGCTCTGCCGAGTCATGGACCCAAGGCTTGAGGGGCTGTACTCGGCCGATGGCTCTCGTAAGGCTGCTGCCTTAGCTTATAAATGTCTCAGCCGCAACCCCAAGAGGCGACCACCAGCGACGGAAGTCGTTAACGTGTTGAAGTCCTTGCAGGACTTTAATGACGTGTTTACGGCGCCGTTTGTGTACGTGGTGGAGGATTGCTGCGTGGAGGAGgggaagaaggaaaatgggcttgggcttgctGGGCTGGGCTGGAAAAACTGGAGGCCCATATCTGTATGA
- the LOC111788245 gene encoding G-protein coupled receptor 1-like isoform X3, which translates to MQDMLSCFFTMIGDPATGFYCYVQGYSTHFFCVASFLWTTTIAFTLHRAVVRHKTDVEDFEAMFHLYVWGTSLVLTVIRSIGNRHAHLGTWCWAQSGRTGKAVHFITFYMPLWGAILYNGFTYLQVIRMLDNATRMAVGISDRTYQSDPRADVKALNRWGYYPLILIGSWAFGTINRIHDFIEPGHKIFWLSVLDVGMASLMGLFNSIAYGLNSSVRRAICERLDLFGLDKLRRWLPSNPTLPNQQQEGELVPLRSQDQP; encoded by the exons ATGCAGGATATGCTTTCCTGTTTCTTCACTATGATTGG GGATCCGGCGACAGGGTTTTACTGTTATGTTCAGGGCTATAGCACGCATTTCTTTTGTGTGGCATCATTCTTGTGGACCACAACCATTGCATTCACCCTTCACCGTGCTGTTGTTAGACACAAAACCGACGTTGAAGATTTTGAGGCCATGTTTCACTTGTATGTATGGG GAACATCGTTAGTGTTGACTGTTATACGTTCAATTGGCAATAGACATGCACATTTGGGAACCTGGTGTTGGGCACAGTCGGGGCGTACAGGAAAG GCTGTTCACTTTATAACATTTTACATGCCTCTCTGGGGTGCAATTCTCTACAATGGCTTTACTTACCTTCAAGTGATACGCATGCTTGATAATGCTACTCGT ATGGCAGTTGGCATCTCAGATAGGACTTACCAGTCAGATCCAAGAGCAGACGTGAag GCTTTAAACAGATGGGGATATTACCCGCTCATCCTAATAGGGTCGTGGGCTTTTGGTACAATCAACCGTATCCATGATTTTATTGAGCCAGGTCACAAAATCTTCTGGCTGTCAGTTCTTGATGTTGGGATGGCATCTCTAATG GGATTGTTCAATTCAATAGCATATGGTCTGAATTCTTCAGTGCGGCGGGCAATTTGTGAAAGACTAGACCT GTTTGGGCTTGACAAACTTCGAAGATGGCTTCCCAGCAATCCGACTCTCCCAAACCAACAACAAGAAGGTGAACTGGTTCCCTTGAGAAGTCAAGATCAGCCTTAG
- the LOC111788200 gene encoding guanine nucleotide-binding protein alpha-1 subunit, whose amino-acid sequence MLSHLSRSMGLLCSRNRRYNKQDTEENVQAAEIERRIVQETEAEKHIQKLLLLGAGESGKSTIFKQIKLLFQTGFDEAELKSYIPVIHANVYQTIKVLHDGSKELAQNDIEFSKYVLSSENKDIGEKLSDIGGRLDYPRLTREHAHDIETLWNDAAIQETYARGNELQVPDCAHYFMENLQRLSDVNYIPTKEDVLYARVRTTGVVEIQFSPVGENKKSGEVYRLFDVGGQRNERRKWIHLFEGVTAVIFCAAISEYDQTLFEDEQKNRMMETKELFEWVLKQECFEKTSFMLFLNKFDIFEKKVLQVPLSVCEWFRDYQPVSTGKQEIEHAYEFVKKKFEELYFQTTSPDRVDRVFKVYRTTALDQKLVKKTFKLVDETLRRRNLLEAGLL is encoded by the exons ATGCTGTCTCATTTGAGTAGAAGTATGGGGTTACTCTGTAGCAGAAATCGTCGTTACAATAAACAAGATACTGAAGAGAATGTGCAG GCTGCTGAAATAGAGAGGCGGATTGTTCAAGAAACAGAGGCTGAAAAACATATTCAGAAGCTTCTTCTGCTTG GTGCCGGAGAGTCCGGGAAATCCACCATTTTTAAGCAG ATAAAATTGTTGTTCCAAACTGGGTTTGATGAGGCAGAGCTGAAGAGCTATATTCCAGTCATTCATGCAAATGTGTATCAGACTATAAAA GTATTACACGATGGTTCAAAGGAGCTCGCTCAAAATGATATAGAGTTCTCGAAGTATGTTTTATCCAGTGAAAATAAG GACATTGGTGAGAAATTATCCGACATTGGCGGTAGATTGGATTACCCGCGTTTGACTAGGGAGCATGCACACGATATAGAGACTCTATGGAACGATGCTGCAATTCAG GAAACGTATGCACGTGGTAACGAACTACAGGTTCCAGATTGTGCACATTATTTCATGGAAAATTTGCAGAGATTATCTGATGTAAATTACATTCCAACTAAG GAAGACGTGCTCTACGCAAGAGTTCGTACAACGGGTGTTGTCGAAATCCAGTTTAG TCCCgttggagaaaataaaaagagcgGAGAAGTGTATCGACTCTTTGATGTCGGTGGACAGAGAAACGAGAGGCGGAAATGGATTCATCTTTTCGAAGGTGTTACAGCAGTAATCTTTTGTGCTGCTATTAGTGA GTATGATCAAACACTTTTCGAGGACGAACAGAAGAACCGAATGATGGAGACAAAGGAACTTTTTGAGTGGGTTCTGAAACAAGAGTGTTTTGAG AAAACGTCGTTCATGCTTTTTCTCAACAAGTTCGATATATTCGAGAAAAAGGTTCTACAA GTCCCTCTTAGTGTGTGTGAATGGTTCAGAGATTACCAGCCGGTTTCGACTGGGAAACAAGAGATCGAGCATGCCTACGA GTTCGTGAAGAAAAAATTCGAGGAGTTGTATTTTCAGACGACGTCACCAGATCGAGTAGATCGGGTGTTTAAGGTATACAGAACGACTGCTCTCGATCAGAAGCTCGTAAAGAAGACGTTCAAACTCGTAGACGAAACTTTGAGGCGGAGAAACCTGTTGGAGGCCGGGTTATTGTGA